The Inediibacterium massiliense genome has a segment encoding these proteins:
- a CDS encoding GerAB/ArcD/ProY family transporter: MNIEKISTKQGISLIILFIVGSSSIFAQGLEAGHDLWLAFIIGIGMVIPMIMIYARLHCLFPNKNLFDMIEICFGKIIGKIIVILYTWFVFFMMSDILLNYSQFVQGVSFIETPHTVIHILFILICAWGIKEGIEVMGRCSELFIYIPILSICFIVLLSIPNMEINNILPVLSKGMKPVFKGAFSIMTFPLIQIVVFTMVFDDIKNNQSMYKIYLLGMIIGGVYLFMLSITNILVVGVEGATSLYYPTYGTISRIKIGNILQRIEVIISVVFLLGGFIKISILLLCTCKGIAKVFNMKEYRFIVLPMSLLGVNLAYFQYDSVMDYFEFNRDIWPYYHFPFQIIFPIILWIVAEKKKNPLTIDHKE; encoded by the coding sequence ATGAACATAGAGAAGATCTCTACAAAACAAGGAATTTCCTTGATTATTTTATTTATAGTGGGTTCTAGCTCTATATTTGCACAAGGGTTAGAAGCAGGGCATGATCTATGGCTTGCTTTTATCATAGGAATAGGTATGGTAATTCCTATGATCATGATTTATGCAAGACTTCATTGTCTTTTTCCAAACAAAAATTTATTTGATATGATAGAAATCTGTTTTGGAAAAATCATAGGAAAAATAATAGTTATACTATATACTTGGTTTGTTTTTTTTATGATGAGTGATATATTACTTAATTATAGTCAGTTTGTTCAAGGAGTAAGTTTTATAGAAACCCCCCATACCGTCATACACATATTATTTATACTCATATGTGCATGGGGGATTAAAGAAGGGATAGAGGTAATGGGTAGATGTAGTGAATTGTTTATATATATACCTATATTGTCGATCTGTTTTATTGTATTATTATCTATTCCAAATATGGAAATAAATAATATATTGCCTGTATTGTCTAAAGGTATGAAACCTGTTTTTAAAGGTGCTTTTAGTATAATGACATTTCCACTTATTCAGATTGTAGTGTTTACTATGGTTTTTGATGATATAAAGAATAATCAATCTATGTATAAAATTTATTTGTTGGGGATGATTATAGGAGGGGTATATTTATTTATGCTTTCTATAACAAATATTTTGGTAGTAGGAGTAGAAGGTGCAACAAGTTTATATTATCCTACTTATGGAACTATTTCAAGAATTAAAATAGGAAATATATTACAAAGAATAGAGGTAATCATAAGCGTTGTTTTTTTATTGGGAGGATTTATTAAAATTAGCATATTACTTTTATGTACATGTAAAGGAATTGCCAAAGTATTTAATATGAAAGAATATCGTTTCATTGTTTTACCTATGTCATTATTAGGGGTTAATTTAGCTTATTTTCAATATGATAGTGTAATGGACTATTTTGAATTCAATAGAGATATATGGCCGTATTATCATTTTCCATTTCAAATTATTTTTCCTATTATTTTATGGATTGTTGCTGAAAAAAAAAAGAACCCATTGACAATAGATCATAAAGAATGA
- a CDS encoding QueT transporter family protein — MKRTNYIVQAAFIAAIYAAMTIMFAPISYGQIQVRISESLTVLPMFTPAAIPGLFVGCILANIYGGGGLVDIVFGSLATLAAAYLSYKLPKKWLVPMPPVIVNGIVIGFILNYLYGVPLFITMGWVTLGQLIACYGLGYPLILTLDRYKDKVFKK, encoded by the coding sequence GTGAAAAGAACAAATTATATTGTACAAGCAGCATTTATTGCGGCTATTTATGCTGCCATGACTATCATGTTTGCACCTATTAGTTATGGACAAATTCAAGTCAGAATTTCAGAAAGCTTAACTGTTTTGCCCATGTTTACACCTGCTGCTATACCAGGGCTTTTTGTAGGGTGTATTTTGGCAAATATTTATGGCGGTGGAGGATTAGTAGATATAGTGTTTGGTAGCTTAGCTACTTTAGCAGCTGCCTATTTATCTTATAAGCTGCCTAAAAAATGGCTTGTTCCTATGCCACCAGTAATTGTAAATGGTATTGTAATCGGATTTATACTAAATTATCTTTATGGAGTACCGTTGTTTATCACTATGGGATGGGTTACATTAGGACAACTCATTGCCTGCTATGGATTAGGATATCCTTTGATCTTGACACTAGATAGATATAAGGACAAGGTATTTAAGAAATAA
- a CDS encoding methyl-accepting chemotaxis protein has protein sequence MKFNKMLERVKKKKLGKEKQKKSSKKLNETKEKLKKFRWNHLRIGYKYGAVLFLVVMFFLTSTAITIQALNHINYNIDIIDKVGKSALTITQMGSLYREKDAKIGEYVFFKQNTYLEDYEKVEVEFQQVLKDIDVVIKEMESFINVDELKFLYTHIQSNDEKMNDILQKDIIPAIKANDNKKVMEAKFETSKLRTRTVSLLENMREIVQESRQMAIDQARMSMQKAKFILLISVTLSIIFGLIIMIIIGRMIRKNLNQVIYVSDEAAKGNLLVEKIDYEGKDEIGQLSFSINQMVDNLREMMQEVMNVSNEANNQTASFENISKEVRRGSEQIASTMQQMAVGAEEQANSATEIAHAINQLGKLIEETNEKGEELNQSSRAVLDIAQIGNQQILASVDQIYVINDVVKDSVNQVQRLNEKAQNISQLVEVINQISDQTNLLALNAAIEAARAGEAGRGFAVVSDEIRKLAEQVGHSATEIREIIQGIQKESQDMTISLQDGYKQVENGTNQIKNTEKSFQEINGKVENMVLRIKQVSQNLEKVSEHSVEISSSVEQVASIAEENSASIEQTSALAQEENSAMELMKEENNKMVVLIEKLRHSMSKFKI, from the coding sequence ATGAAATTTAACAAAATGCTAGAGAGAGTCAAGAAAAAAAAATTAGGAAAAGAGAAACAGAAAAAAAGTTCTAAAAAATTGAATGAAACGAAAGAGAAATTAAAAAAGTTTAGATGGAATCATTTAAGAATAGGATATAAATATGGGGCAGTTTTATTTCTGGTAGTCATGTTTTTCTTAACATCCACTGCCATAACGATTCAAGCACTAAATCATATCAACTACAATATTGATATTATTGATAAAGTAGGAAAAAGTGCATTAACTATTACTCAAATGGGATCATTATATAGAGAAAAGGATGCAAAGATTGGAGAATATGTATTCTTTAAACAAAATACATATTTAGAAGATTATGAAAAAGTGGAAGTAGAATTTCAACAAGTGCTTAAAGATATAGATGTAGTGATCAAAGAGATGGAAAGCTTTATAAATGTAGATGAATTAAAATTTTTATATACCCATATTCAATCCAATGATGAAAAAATGAATGATATATTACAAAAAGATATTATACCAGCTATCAAAGCAAATGATAATAAAAAAGTTATGGAAGCTAAGTTTGAGACATCTAAGCTTAGAACTAGAACCGTTTCTTTACTTGAAAATATGAGAGAGATTGTACAAGAGTCTAGACAGATGGCCATAGATCAAGCTCGTATGAGTATGCAAAAAGCTAAATTTATTTTACTTATTAGTGTGACACTATCTATTATATTTGGACTTATTATTATGATTATCATAGGAAGAATGATTCGAAAAAATTTAAATCAAGTTATTTATGTGAGTGATGAAGCTGCAAAAGGAAATTTACTTGTGGAAAAAATTGATTATGAAGGAAAAGATGAAATTGGACAATTATCATTTTCTATTAATCAAATGGTAGATAATTTAAGAGAGATGATGCAAGAAGTTATGAATGTATCTAATGAGGCAAACAATCAAACAGCATCTTTTGAAAATATATCTAAAGAAGTTAGAAGAGGAAGTGAACAAATCGCCTCCACTATGCAACAAATGGCAGTTGGAGCAGAAGAACAAGCAAATTCAGCCACAGAGATTGCACATGCTATCAATCAATTAGGAAAATTAATAGAAGAAACAAATGAAAAAGGGGAAGAATTAAATCAAAGTTCAAGAGCCGTATTAGATATTGCTCAAATTGGAAATCAACAGATCTTAGCATCTGTAGATCAGATTTATGTCATTAATGATGTAGTGAAAGATTCTGTGAATCAAGTACAAAGATTGAATGAAAAAGCTCAGAATATTTCCCAATTGGTAGAGGTCATTAATCAAATATCAGATCAAACAAATCTTTTAGCATTAAATGCAGCGATTGAAGCAGCAAGAGCAGGAGAAGCAGGAAGAGGATTTGCTGTAGTATCTGATGAGATTAGAAAATTAGCAGAACAAGTAGGACATTCTGCTACAGAAATTAGGGAAATTATACAAGGCATACAAAAAGAATCTCAAGATATGACAATTTCCTTACAAGATGGATATAAGCAAGTAGAAAATGGAACCAATCAAATTAAAAATACTGAAAAATCATTCCAAGAAATTAATGGGAAAGTAGAGAATATGGTATTAAGGATCAAACAAGTATCTCAAAATTTAGAAAAGGTATCGGAGCATAGTGTAGAAATCAGCTCTTCTGTTGAACAAGTTGCATCTATTGCAGAAGAAAATTCAGCTTCGATTGAGCAAACTTCTGCTTTAGCACAAGAAGAAAATAGTGCTATGGAGCTCATGAAAGAAGAAAATAATAAAATGGTTGTACTTATTGAAAAGTTAAGACATTCTATGAGCAAATTTAAGATATAG
- a CDS encoding TerD family protein, giving the protein MMAISLQKGQKVDLTKTNPGLTKVLVGLGWDTNKYDGGQDFDLDAAAFMLGENGKVSSDNDFIFYNNLKDAAESVTHLGDNLTGEGDGDDEQVKIDLAKVPAHVHKIDFTVTIHQATERNQNFGQVSNAFIRIANEQTGEELIRYDLGEDFSVETAVVVAELYRHNGEWKFNAIGSGFSGGLAALCQNFGINI; this is encoded by the coding sequence ATGATGGCTATTAGTTTACAAAAAGGACAAAAAGTAGATTTAACAAAAACAAACCCAGGACTTACAAAAGTATTAGTAGGATTAGGATGGGATACAAACAAATATGATGGAGGCCAAGACTTCGATTTAGATGCAGCAGCTTTTATGTTAGGAGAAAATGGAAAAGTTTCAAGTGACAATGATTTTATCTTTTATAATAATTTAAAAGATGCAGCTGAGTCTGTGACTCATCTTGGAGACAATCTTACAGGAGAAGGAGATGGAGATGATGAGCAGGTTAAAATAGATCTTGCTAAAGTTCCTGCTCATGTTCATAAAATTGATTTTACTGTAACGATTCATCAAGCAACAGAAAGAAATCAAAACTTTGGACAAGTATCTAATGCATTTATTCGAATTGCAAATGAACAAACGGGAGAAGAATTAATTCGATATGATCTTGGAGAAGATTTTAGTGTAGAAACTGCTGTTGTAGTAGCAGAATTGTATCGTCATAATGGAGAATGGAAATTTAATGCTATTGGTAGTGGATTCAGTGGAGGATTGGCAGCTTTATGCCAAAACTTTGGAATCAATATATAA
- a CDS encoding TIGR00266 family protein — protein sequence MDYKILYEGAFPLVEVNLQRGENIKAESGAMVSMSNTIEVDGRMEGGFMNGLGRMLAGEKFFFQTLSAAKGAGKVLLAATAPGGVVDVNLDGSYDLCVQKDGFLAATSGIEVSTKMQNLAKGLFSGEGFFIVKISGKGMVFLSSFGAIHPINLSEGEEVIIDNSHLVAWPEYMNYTIEKASKGWISSITSGEGLVCRFRGPGTVLIQSRNPGAFGGWIRQFIPSQK from the coding sequence TTGGATTATAAAATATTATATGAAGGAGCTTTTCCATTAGTAGAAGTAAATTTACAAAGAGGAGAAAATATAAAAGCTGAATCAGGTGCCATGGTTTCTATGTCCAATACGATAGAAGTAGATGGGCGTATGGAAGGTGGTTTTATGAATGGTCTTGGAAGAATGCTGGCAGGAGAAAAATTCTTCTTTCAAACCCTCTCAGCAGCAAAAGGAGCTGGAAAAGTTCTTTTAGCAGCAACAGCACCAGGAGGAGTAGTAGATGTAAATTTAGATGGTTCTTATGATCTTTGTGTACAAAAGGATGGTTTTTTAGCAGCTACATCAGGTATAGAAGTTTCTACAAAAATGCAAAACCTAGCAAAGGGATTATTTTCAGGAGAAGGATTTTTTATTGTGAAGATTAGTGGAAAAGGAATGGTCTTTTTAAGCTCTTTTGGAGCTATTCATCCTATCAATCTTTCTGAGGGAGAAGAGGTAATTATAGATAATAGCCATCTTGTAGCGTGGCCTGAATATATGAATTATACTATTGAAAAAGCATCAAAGGGATGGATTTCAAGTATTACATCTGGTGAAGGTCTTGTTTGTAGATTTAGAGGACCAGGAACAGTACTTATTCAAAGTAGAAATCCAGGAGCATTTGGGGGTTGGATTAGACAATTTATTCCTTCTCAAAAATAA
- a CDS encoding TerD family protein, producing MAINLQKGQRIDLTKGNAGLSKILVGLGWDPVEKERSGGFLSGLFGGSSASADIDCDASVLMLDMNGKLSRKQDLIYFGNLRSMCGSVIHTGDNLTGEGEGDDEQILVDLNLVPQNIHKLVFVVNIYDCIRRKQDFGLIKNAFIRVANTDNKQELIRYNLTDNYAGKTTLIVGEIYRHSGEWKFAAIGEGTQDASLSEIVQKY from the coding sequence ATGGCAATTAATCTTCAAAAAGGACAAAGAATTGATCTTACAAAAGGAAATGCAGGACTTTCTAAAATATTAGTAGGACTCGGATGGGATCCTGTTGAAAAAGAAAGAAGTGGTGGCTTTTTATCAGGGTTATTTGGGGGAAGTAGTGCAAGTGCAGATATCGATTGTGATGCATCTGTACTTATGTTAGATATGAATGGTAAGCTTTCTAGAAAACAAGATCTTATTTATTTTGGAAATTTAAGAAGTATGTGTGGCAGTGTTATTCATACAGGAGATAATCTAACAGGAGAAGGAGAAGGAGACGACGAACAAATCCTTGTAGATTTAAACTTAGTTCCTCAAAATATTCATAAATTAGTATTTGTTGTAAATATCTATGATTGTATTAGACGTAAGCAAGATTTTGGACTTATAAAAAATGCTTTTATTCGTGTAGCGAATACAGATAATAAACAAGAGTTAATTAGATACAATTTAACAGATAACTATGCAGGAAAAACTACTTTAATTGTGGGAGAGATTTATCGTCACAGTGGAGAATGGAAATTTGCTGCTATTGGAGAAGGAACTCAGGATGCTTCATTAAGTGAAATTGTTCAAAAGTATTAG
- a CDS encoding TerD family protein: MMSINLQKGQRIDLTKSNPDLKKVIVGLGWDTNKYAGGYDFDLDASAFLAAENGKVLHDEDFVFYNNLQGGNGSVIHTGDNRTGEGDGDDEQIKVDFTKIPEHVHRIGITVTIHEAKERDQNFGQVSNAYVRVVNEENNEEVLRYDLGEEFSVETALVVCELYRHNGEWKFNAIGSGFSGGLADLCRNYGLSV; encoded by the coding sequence ATTATGTCTATCAATCTTCAAAAAGGACAAAGAATTGATTTAACAAAATCTAATCCAGATTTAAAAAAAGTAATTGTAGGTCTTGGATGGGACACAAACAAGTATGCAGGAGGATATGATTTTGACTTAGATGCATCCGCTTTTTTGGCAGCAGAAAATGGTAAAGTGCTACATGATGAGGATTTTGTATTTTATAATAATTTACAGGGCGGAAATGGTTCAGTCATTCATACGGGAGATAATAGAACAGGAGAAGGAGATGGAGATGATGAACAGATTAAGGTTGATTTTACCAAAATTCCAGAGCATGTTCATCGTATAGGCATTACAGTTACCATACATGAAGCGAAGGAGAGAGATCAAAATTTTGGACAAGTATCCAATGCTTATGTGAGAGTAGTGAATGAAGAAAATAATGAGGAAGTTCTTCGTTATGATCTAGGAGAAGAATTCTCAGTAGAAACTGCTTTAGTAGTTTGCGAACTGTATAGACATAATGGAGAATGGAAGTTTAATGCGATTGGAAGCGGATTTAGCGGAGGGTTAGCAGATCTTTGCAGAAATTATGGTCTTTCAGTGTAA
- a CDS encoding HpcH/HpaI aldolase/citrate lyase family protein, translating to MRYFSHLTPQEEKSIFYEIPHDFHRESPKEILSYALGATLYMPAVKENIAKDVLSFKYPITSMVICLEDAIGDLAVEKAEKKVVKEFQIIDEGVKSGQIHIKDIPFIFLRIRNKEQMVRLAYELKEYSSYLMGFVFPKFSVENGIDYFKSLKEICNEFGKKIYGMPILETKEIIYKEKRIDTLLKIRDILIENKEWVLNIRVGGTDFSSIFGIRRSPKVSIYDISMISDCLSDILNFFIREEGEFVVSGPVWEYFSDNHIDGFIHEILLDQENGFVGKTIIHPNHLKVAQSLYVVSHEEYMDALSIVKNYNGNVGVLKSEYKNKMNEIKPHLNWAKKILIKSKIYGVYHEGKNFTHLFNGKGL from the coding sequence ATGAGATATTTTAGTCATTTGACTCCTCAAGAAGAAAAGTCTATTTTTTATGAAATTCCTCATGATTTTCATAGAGAAAGTCCTAAAGAGATTCTTTCCTATGCTTTAGGAGCTACTCTTTATATGCCTGCTGTAAAGGAAAATATTGCAAAAGATGTATTGTCTTTTAAATATCCTATTACATCTATGGTCATTTGTTTAGAGGATGCTATTGGGGATTTGGCTGTTGAGAAAGCAGAAAAGAAAGTAGTAAAAGAATTCCAAATCATTGATGAAGGTGTAAAAAGTGGACAAATCCATATAAAAGATATTCCTTTTATCTTTTTAAGAATAAGAAATAAAGAGCAAATGGTAAGATTAGCATATGAACTTAAAGAATATAGTTCATATCTTATGGGGTTTGTATTTCCTAAGTTTTCAGTAGAAAATGGAATAGATTATTTTAAAAGTTTAAAAGAAATTTGTAACGAGTTTGGAAAAAAAATTTATGGAATGCCTATTTTAGAAACAAAAGAAATTATATATAAAGAAAAAAGAATAGATACTCTTTTAAAGATCAGAGATATTTTAATAGAGAATAAAGAGTGGGTTTTGAATATAAGAGTTGGAGGAACAGATTTTTCAAGCATATTTGGAATTCGAAGAAGTCCTAAAGTTTCTATTTATGATATTTCAATGATTTCAGATTGTCTTTCGGATATTCTCAATTTTTTTATAAGAGAAGAGGGAGAATTTGTAGTTTCGGGACCTGTCTGGGAATACTTTTCAGATAATCATATAGATGGATTTATTCATGAAATATTATTAGATCAGGAAAATGGATTTGTAGGAAAAACGATTATTCATCCAAATCATTTAAAAGTAGCTCAATCTCTTTATGTAGTAAGTCATGAAGAATATATGGATGCTTTAAGTATTGTAAAGAATTATAATGGAAATGTAGGAGTTTTAAAGAGTGAATATAAAAATAAAATGAATGAAATCAAGCCTCATTTGAATTGGGCAAAAAAGATACTCATAAAATCAAAAATATACGGGGTGTATCATGAAGGAAAAAATTTTACCCACCTATTTAATGGAAAAGGTTTATAA
- a CDS encoding phosphoribosyltransferase, which produces MEKVYNMEQGLSVKVKIHKNIYHIPMESLFLMAARKNKKRAFLFVSKVLGKHIPVIPQVSLLTSMLLAYSYANEIYNIHGSYEEISRGIINEEEGSRIYEKFKKEKISIDESLLFIGFAETATALGHGVFECFEGDVGYIHTTRDEILGCYETIQFEEEHSHATTHRLYPIEDRLLMSNCPIIFIDDEITTGKTILNMIKEIQKIYPRKQYAVLSILDWRNKEDIKKYKCLEEELGIKIHTVSLVSGEIEVSGEVKEQYDSLENKKKIIPNIKKIKLQESKQFFESILLSSEDTKQNISNCPYIKETGRFGIYEKDHKKLDDVCKRIGIYLEKKRIGKRTLCLGTGEFMYIPMKIASYMGDGVKYHSTTRSPIHPLNQEEYGVKNAYSFESFDDPSILNYFYNVPYKGYDDLFIFIEREISSQKLHSFIESLKYTGISNIYIIFCADHYLHIKMPDPMGTYKKEDVIFLLKDLSFLMKERGTKEREVAIQSGTHYSEMLPVEYMPSDEYMDIFYSSLKESSKKMAIAVGRVAQKIIEKKGKDTILVSLARAGTPIGILIKRYILYQYGIDLPHYSISIIRGKGIDENAIKYILKNHPSFKIQFIDGWTGKGAIAKVLENSCESFQKKYGVFLDDTLAVLADPGYCASIFGTREDFLIPSACLNSTVSGLVSRTVHRKDLIEEDDFHGAKYYKELKEKDVSNFFIDTITKEFENVKNEISINLKEEEDTPTWEGLKNIKTIQKDFKIDDINLIKPGIGETTRVLLRRIPWKVLVKEKGRPNLEHIELLAKEKNVLVEVYPHMTYECCGLIKPLKGDQK; this is translated from the coding sequence ATGGAAAAGGTTTATAATATGGAACAAGGATTATCAGTGAAAGTAAAGATCCATAAAAATATATATCATATTCCTATGGAATCCCTCTTTTTAATGGCGGCAAGAAAAAATAAAAAAAGAGCTTTTCTGTTTGTAAGTAAAGTCTTAGGAAAGCATATCCCAGTCATTCCTCAAGTTTCTCTTTTAACAAGTATGTTATTAGCTTATTCTTATGCAAACGAAATCTATAATATACATGGGTCTTATGAAGAGATCTCTAGAGGAATTATAAATGAAGAGGAAGGGTCAAGGATTTATGAAAAATTCAAAAAAGAAAAAATAAGTATAGATGAATCTCTTTTATTTATTGGATTTGCAGAAACAGCTACGGCTCTAGGACATGGAGTATTTGAATGCTTTGAGGGAGACGTAGGATATATTCATACGACGAGAGATGAAATATTAGGATGTTATGAGACGATTCAATTTGAAGAAGAACATTCTCATGCTACGACCCATAGGTTGTATCCTATAGAGGATAGGCTTTTAATGTCAAATTGTCCTATTATTTTTATAGATGATGAGATCACAACAGGAAAAACTATTTTAAATATGATCAAAGAGATTCAAAAGATTTATCCAAGAAAACAATATGCTGTATTGTCTATACTAGACTGGAGAAATAAAGAAGATATAAAAAAATATAAATGCCTTGAAGAAGAATTAGGAATAAAAATTCATACAGTTTCTTTAGTATCAGGAGAAATAGAGGTATCAGGAGAAGTAAAAGAACAATATGATTCTTTGGAAAATAAAAAGAAAATCATTCCAAATATAAAGAAAATAAAGCTTCAAGAAAGTAAACAGTTCTTTGAAAGTATACTTTTGTCTTCTGAAGATACAAAACAAAATATAAGCAATTGTCCCTATATAAAAGAAACCGGAAGGTTTGGAATTTATGAAAAAGATCATAAAAAGCTGGATGATGTATGTAAAAGAATAGGTATATATTTAGAAAAAAAGAGAATAGGAAAAAGAACTCTTTGTTTAGGAACAGGAGAATTTATGTATATTCCTATGAAGATCGCTTCTTACATGGGAGATGGAGTAAAATATCATTCTACTACAAGAAGTCCTATTCATCCACTGAATCAAGAGGAATATGGAGTAAAAAATGCATACTCATTTGAAAGCTTTGATGATCCTTCTATTTTAAATTATTTTTATAATGTTCCTTATAAGGGGTATGATGATTTATTTATTTTTATAGAAAGAGAAATATCATCTCAAAAATTACATTCATTTATAGAGAGTCTCAAATATACAGGTATTTCCAATATTTATATTATATTTTGTGCGGATCATTATTTGCATATTAAAATGCCTGATCCTATGGGAACTTATAAAAAAGAAGATGTGATTTTTTTATTAAAAGATTTAAGCTTTTTGATGAAGGAAAGAGGTACAAAGGAGAGAGAAGTGGCCATACAAAGTGGAACCCATTATTCTGAAATGCTTCCAGTGGAGTATATGCCATCTGATGAGTATATGGATATTTTTTATTCTTCTTTAAAAGAATCTTCTAAAAAAATGGCCATAGCAGTAGGAAGGGTAGCACAAAAGATTATAGAGAAAAAAGGAAAGGATACCATACTTGTTTCTTTGGCAAGAGCAGGTACACCTATAGGAATTTTGATCAAAAGATATATTTTATATCAGTATGGTATAGATCTACCTCATTATAGTATTTCTATTATTAGAGGAAAAGGAATAGATGAAAATGCTATAAAATATATATTAAAGAATCATCCTAGCTTTAAAATACAATTTATTGATGGTTGGACTGGAAAAGGAGCAATTGCAAAGGTTTTAGAAAATTCATGTGAAAGTTTTCAAAAGAAGTATGGAGTATTTTTAGATGATACATTAGCAGTACTTGCAGATCCAGGGTATTGCGCTTCTATATTTGGAACAAGAGAGGATTTTTTAATTCCTAGTGCGTGTTTAAATTCTACTGTTTCAGGACTTGTTAGTAGAACAGTTCATAGAAAAGATTTGATTGAAGAAGATGATTTCCATGGAGCAAAATATTATAAAGAATTAAAAGAAAAAGATGTATCTAATTTTTTTATTGATACCATTACAAAAGAATTTGAAAATGTAAAAAATGAGATAAGTATAAATTTAAAAGAAGAAGAGGATACTCCAACTTGGGAAGGTTTGAAAAACATCAAAACTATTCAAAAGGATTTTAAAATAGATGATATCAATTTGATTAAACCAGGAATAGGAGAGACTACCAGAGTTCTTTTAAGAAGAATTCCATGGAAGGTTTTAGTGAAAGAAAAAGGACGTCCTAATTTAGAACATATTGAACTTTTAGCAAAAGAAAAAAATGTTTTAGTAGAAGTATATCCTCATATGACCTATGAATGTTGTGGGCTGATAAAGCCTTTGAAGGGTGATCAAAAATGA
- a CDS encoding HAD family hydrolase produces the protein MIFASDLDRTLIYSEKFTQDLLQDQIEIVEKKEEKPLSYMTKEAVKNLKKIHEKILFIPVTTRTIEQYRRIHLFKHMDIEYAITSNGGNILVNGEVDKEWNHFIMDTIKKECISFEDVFLKFKEIESKEWMIKNRVADDLFIYYIIHKDYIPERLYDFIQWLEDRNFRVSIQGRKMYFVPKCVSKGKALSYIKEKEGIEDMIVAGDSLLDLPMLKIGDHSIAPTHGEIYQIKEKVDFINFTEKEGIFAGEEILKKVSECMENEKCFCSY, from the coding sequence ATGATATTTGCAAGTGATTTAGATAGAACACTTATTTATTCTGAAAAGTTTACACAAGATCTTTTACAAGATCAAATAGAGATTGTAGAAAAAAAAGAAGAAAAGCCTTTATCTTATATGACAAAAGAAGCTGTCAAAAATCTTAAAAAAATCCATGAGAAAATATTATTTATTCCTGTTACTACAAGGACAATAGAGCAATATAGAAGAATTCATTTATTTAAGCATATGGATATTGAGTATGCCATTACAAGTAATGGAGGCAATATATTAGTAAATGGAGAAGTAGACAAAGAGTGGAATCATTTTATTATGGATACAATAAAGAAAGAGTGTATTTCTTTTGAAGATGTATTTTTAAAATTTAAAGAAATAGAATCAAAAGAATGGATGATTAAAAACAGAGTAGCAGATGATTTGTTTATCTATTATATTATTCATAAAGATTATATTCCAGAGAGATTATATGATTTTATACAGTGGTTAGAAGATAGAAATTTTAGGGTATCTATTCAGGGAAGAAAAATGTATTTTGTTCCTAAATGTGTGTCAAAAGGGAAGGCATTATCTTATATCAAAGAAAAAGAAGGAATAGAAGATATGATTGTAGCAGGGGATTCTCTTTTAGATCTTCCTATGTTAAAAATAGGAGATCATTCTATCGCTCCAACTCACGGAGAAATTTATCAAATAAAAGAAAAAGTAGATTTTATAAATTTTACAGAAAAAGAGGGGATTTTTGCTGGAGAAGAGATTTTAAAAAAAGTATCAGAGTGTATGGAAAATGAAAAATGTTTTTGCTCATATTAA